One part of the Arachidicoccus terrestris genome encodes these proteins:
- a CDS encoding dienelactone hydrolase family protein — protein MSTKHKIINEKIAIQVSGGPSVMNGYLARPATDGTFPGVIIGMEIFGVNDHIKDITNRVAELGYVAIAVDFYHRTEPNLELSYDTAGRNKGMELMGQLSREEVLEDVEATMAFLTSTENISGKIGFIGFSIGGHIAYLAATQLEIAVTICFYAGWIVNPDIKLSQPEPTVKLTSGIAKHGGQLVYFVGGQDSLITKEQLDLMSTALKSAEVRYELTIYPEAMHGFFCDQRPLTFSNTASDDAWKKIQKILSDGL, from the coding sequence ATGTCAACAAAACATAAAATCATTAACGAAAAAATTGCCATTCAGGTATCAGGAGGCCCCTCAGTTATGAACGGCTATCTTGCCCGGCCAGCAACTGACGGAACATTTCCCGGCGTAATAATTGGAATGGAGATATTTGGTGTAAACGATCATATCAAAGATATTACCAATAGAGTCGCAGAACTTGGTTATGTAGCGATTGCTGTAGACTTTTATCATCGGACAGAACCTAACTTGGAACTTTCCTATGATACTGCGGGACGGAATAAAGGAATGGAATTGATGGGGCAGCTTTCCCGTGAAGAAGTATTGGAAGATGTGGAAGCAACAATGGCTTTTCTAACATCCACCGAGAACATTTCTGGTAAAATTGGATTTATTGGGTTTAGCATTGGTGGACATATTGCCTATCTGGCGGCGACACAGTTAGAAATTGCAGTTACAATTTGCTTTTACGCCGGATGGATAGTGAACCCTGACATCAAACTTAGTCAACCCGAGCCGACGGTCAAGCTTACGTCAGGCATCGCAAAACACGGAGGGCAGCTCGTTTATTTTGTTGGGGGGCAAGATAGTCTGATAACCAAAGAGCAGTTAGACTTAATGTCAACGGCATTGAAATCGGCAGAGGTCAGGTACGAATTGACAATTTACCCAGAAGCAATGCACGGATTCTTTTGCGACCAACGGCCGTTAACTTTTAGCAACACAGCAAGTGACGATGCTTGGAAAAAAATACAAAAGATATTATCAGATGGATTATGA
- a CDS encoding dihydrofolate reductase family protein has translation MKKVIAAFNMTLDGNCDHTAGLPDEEIHQHYTELLNQGSVILYGRTTYNLMEFWRTFLERPSAERSMNDFAIAIDKIPKIVFSHTLKSVDWKSATVADHDLKETILELKQQSGKDILIGSRSLIIQLMKLELIDQYQICIHPVVAGNGLRLFDNISRKTIFKLVDTKIFKGGAVILYYEPK, from the coding sequence ATGAAAAAGGTAATTGCCGCATTCAATATGACATTAGATGGGAATTGCGACCATACTGCAGGGTTGCCAGATGAAGAAATCCATCAACATTATACAGAATTATTGAACCAGGGAAGCGTGATTTTATATGGGAGAACTACGTACAACCTTATGGAATTTTGGCGCACATTTTTAGAACGCCCTTCGGCAGAAAGGTCGATGAATGACTTTGCTATTGCAATTGACAAAATCCCAAAAATTGTTTTCTCACATACGCTTAAAAGTGTAGATTGGAAAAGCGCCACTGTCGCAGATCATGATTTAAAAGAGACCATTTTAGAGCTAAAGCAGCAATCTGGCAAAGATATTTTAATTGGCAGCCGCAGTTTAATTATACAACTAATGAAACTTGAATTGATTGATCAATACCAAATTTGTATTCACCCGGTTGTTGCAGGCAATGGATTGCGGTTATTTGACAATATAAGTAGGAAGACTATTTTTAAGCTTGTGGATACCAAAATATTTAAAGGTGGTGCAGTAATACTTTATTATGAGCCGAAATAG
- a CDS encoding SusD/RagB family nutrient-binding outer membrane lipoprotein, translating into MKILTIIKISILSILPAIVMMASCTKKLDEAYTNPNSPPDEPVENIFPSLIGSIIGSSAAAGSAYGIAGDGIYIGRYVQYWNNYVATATDNGGTQYDRMGGVLGSSDAFGSMWAAFYFGHGQNLNYIVSRASAENQWDFVGGARALRAWGWLELGNEYANAIIIKQAFDVDRSTFDYDSLQLAYDSCRAACFDALAAFGKAQGGSASFKTADAYFNQGDIQKWQKFAYGILARSYAYLSNKSNYSADSVIKYATLAAQTNAENTTVKFSAIGTSGSSNYYGPFRGNVGSLRQSAYIADLLSGRNPEALTGVQDPRAWYLLRENKEGTFYGVTIGKGLDETLPEEKWPTNFWGKSGLSTSSPATDSGRYIFRDNAEFPIMTASEMQFLLAEAYYRKGEKANALSAYKNAISLNFDMLSTKYATNVPSGHQINTINKTLYLNNISVVPVSASNLTLSQIMMQKYIALYGWGIQETWADMRRFHYTDKDPTTGKQIYAAFKPAGGTLFVNNNGKYVYRARPRYNSEYLYDIPSLKSVGAVDAEGSQVVDYHTMESWFSKP; encoded by the coding sequence ATGAAAATATTAACTATTATTAAAATATCCATTTTATCCATCTTGCCAGCAATAGTAATGATGGCCTCTTGTACAAAAAAGTTGGACGAAGCATATACCAATCCTAATTCACCGCCGGATGAACCGGTCGAGAATATATTTCCCAGCTTAATCGGAAGTATTATCGGAAGTTCAGCGGCTGCAGGATCCGCGTATGGAATTGCCGGTGATGGTATCTATATTGGCAGATATGTACAATACTGGAATAATTATGTAGCCACAGCCACAGACAACGGAGGAACTCAATATGACCGAATGGGAGGAGTATTAGGTTCCAGCGACGCCTTTGGAAGCATGTGGGCAGCTTTTTATTTTGGCCATGGACAAAACCTAAACTATATCGTATCCAGAGCCAGTGCAGAAAATCAATGGGATTTTGTGGGAGGAGCCAGAGCCCTGAGAGCCTGGGGCTGGCTGGAACTTGGTAATGAATATGCCAATGCGATTATTATTAAGCAGGCCTTTGATGTTGACCGGTCTACTTTTGATTATGACTCCCTACAATTGGCATACGATTCGTGCAGGGCAGCCTGCTTTGATGCCCTTGCTGCATTTGGTAAAGCGCAGGGAGGATCTGCCAGTTTTAAAACAGCGGATGCCTATTTTAACCAGGGAGATATCCAGAAATGGCAAAAATTCGCTTACGGCATACTAGCCAGGTCTTACGCATATTTATCTAACAAATCTAATTACAGTGCGGATTCAGTGATTAAGTACGCAACACTGGCAGCACAAACAAATGCGGAGAACACAACAGTTAAATTTTCTGCGATCGGAACTTCTGGAAGCTCCAACTATTACGGGCCTTTCAGGGGCAATGTAGGTAGCCTGCGTCAATCGGCCTATATTGCAGATTTACTTTCAGGGAGGAATCCGGAAGCACTTACAGGAGTGCAGGACCCGAGGGCTTGGTACCTTTTACGGGAAAATAAAGAAGGAACATTTTATGGAGTGACAATTGGCAAAGGCTTAGATGAAACTTTACCGGAAGAAAAATGGCCCACCAATTTCTGGGGCAAATCAGGCCTTTCTACCTCCAGCCCAGCAACAGATTCCGGAAGATATATTTTCAGGGATAATGCGGAGTTTCCGATTATGACTGCATCTGAAATGCAATTTCTTCTGGCCGAGGCATATTACAGAAAAGGAGAGAAGGCAAACGCATTAAGCGCCTATAAAAACGCTATCAGTTTAAACTTCGACATGTTAAGTACGAAATATGCCACGAATGTGCCTAGTGGACATCAAATCAACACCATCAATAAAACACTCTATCTCAATAACATAAGCGTAGTTCCTGTTTCCGCAAGCAATTTAACGCTGTCACAAATTATGATGCAAAAATATATAGCATTATATGGGTGGGGTATTCAGGAAACCTGGGCGGATATGCGCAGGTTTCATTACACCGACAAAGATCCAACAACCGGTAAACAGATATACGCGGCCTTTAAACCGGCTGGCGGCACTTTGTTCGTTAATAACAACGGCAAATACGTTTATCGTGCAAGACCCCGATATAACTCCGAATATCTTTATGACATTCCCTCACTAAAATCAGTAGGGGCTGTCGATGCAGAAGGATCACAGGTTGTGGATTATCATACAATGGAAAGCTGGTTCTCGAAACCTTAA
- a CDS encoding SusC/RagA family TonB-linked outer membrane protein, which yields MQKRSFFYRLGVGLTFLSICFTNAMFAQQLEKITGKVQDSIGAPLVGVTVKIANTKQATLTGNSGTFSLEAHIGDVLQFTHVGYTSAQLTVGSERQLTVIMQAATDNSLKDVVVTAMDIKRSSRELGYSVQTIKGDDIQQTQRENFVNALQGRAAGVTINPTSGQAGASSQIVLRGFNSASLNNQPLFVIDGIIVDNTTFNETSNGGAGIGLADDRPNRTSDYSNRISDINPNDIASITILKGPEATALYGSQASSGAIIITTKKPEMNGRINVSYDNSFRFNKITRFPEILDTYSQGKDGKATNNPAEAFLYFGPEYPSGTKRYDNISDFFRTGFANTQNIAADMGTKNVGFRLTGSYFNNSGVIPNNNYRRYNFKLSNNTKLWDGKIVITPTISYINSENIKPTRGAGGYVLDLYAWPTIDNAANYLDADGNKRLLYADDYNSEVLDNPFFSAHRNYGQDKTSRWIATLGVDVKPVDWLTIAGRFGYDTYDQNGYILTDPQSSTLKSATRGFLSNYYLNYKGYNHTITATATKKVGKFGLRGMIGTMWQDYKTEEYAVAGSQLKDADNPRSHSTDSSNIGVVESRLARNKVGQPNESITRQLAYFGEAAVSYNNVLFLSYTHRFEQASVFAPDKRSYNYPGISFSAILSDIIPGFKGDFLNYLKLRASRAQTARLMPPYLNQAVFVDNYASSNIPAYSYSYYNNNPNLVPEQQKTYEIGLETRLLNNKISLEAAYYNTHNIDQISVGYRASYGTGFILNTQNATESRNQGIELTMSVNPINKKDFAWDIEFNFNHMWSNVIDIPASIAEKNDYYISDTWIYLNTRGGFVRNYPTTELTGYSFERNNKGQILINPENGMPVVNTSFRPIGDRNPDFTLGTNNSFRYKNWHLSFLWDLRVGGDIYNATEQYLTYMGKSALTKNRMTPTIIEGVLQDGKENSASPTKNTISFVPNDVASTYYTETKGFPDEVFIQKDVNALRLRDITLSYQLPEQLIQKWKMFRSLSIFFTGNDLVLFTNYRGADPNVSGNTAGTVGVGGFGMDYGNVAAPVSYNFGIKANF from the coding sequence ATGCAAAAAAGAAGTTTTTTTTATCGGTTAGGCGTTGGGCTCACTTTCCTTAGTATCTGTTTTACCAACGCCATGTTTGCCCAACAATTAGAGAAGATTACCGGCAAGGTGCAAGACAGCATAGGCGCTCCGCTGGTAGGTGTCACCGTGAAAATTGCCAATACAAAACAGGCAACGCTAACCGGCAATTCGGGAACGTTTTCCCTCGAAGCCCACATAGGTGATGTTCTTCAATTCACTCATGTAGGTTATACATCTGCACAGTTAACGGTAGGGAGCGAGCGGCAGTTAACGGTTATAATGCAAGCGGCCACAGACAACAGCCTTAAAGATGTTGTGGTCACGGCAATGGATATTAAAAGAAGCTCCAGAGAACTGGGGTATTCAGTTCAGACAATAAAAGGTGACGATATCCAGCAGACACAACGAGAGAACTTTGTCAATGCCTTACAAGGGCGTGCTGCTGGTGTTACCATCAACCCAACCAGCGGCCAGGCAGGGGCTTCTTCCCAAATCGTTCTCAGAGGGTTCAACTCGGCGTCACTCAATAACCAGCCATTATTTGTTATTGACGGTATCATTGTTGACAATACAACCTTCAATGAGACTTCCAATGGCGGAGCAGGTATTGGCCTTGCCGATGACCGGCCAAACCGGACTAGCGACTACAGCAATAGAATTTCAGATATTAACCCTAATGATATCGCTTCTATCACAATACTAAAGGGACCGGAGGCAACCGCATTATATGGCAGTCAGGCAAGCTCAGGTGCTATTATCATTACCACTAAAAAGCCAGAAATGAACGGTCGTATTAATGTTAGTTATGACAATAGCTTCCGTTTTAATAAGATCACGAGATTTCCGGAGATCCTGGATACCTATTCCCAAGGAAAAGATGGGAAAGCGACAAACAATCCCGCCGAAGCTTTCCTATATTTTGGGCCGGAATATCCATCAGGGACCAAACGATACGATAATATTTCTGATTTTTTCAGGACCGGTTTCGCTAATACACAAAATATAGCAGCCGACATGGGTACAAAAAATGTCGGCTTCCGGTTAACGGGTTCCTATTTTAACAATAGCGGCGTAATTCCCAATAATAATTACAGACGGTATAATTTTAAGTTGTCCAATAATACAAAATTATGGGATGGGAAAATTGTCATCACTCCAACCATTAGCTATATCAATTCTGAAAACATCAAACCTACAAGAGGCGCCGGAGGGTATGTGCTGGATCTGTATGCATGGCCCACAATCGACAATGCCGCCAATTATCTGGATGCCGATGGCAACAAACGATTGCTTTATGCAGATGATTACAATTCTGAAGTACTGGATAACCCTTTCTTTAGCGCCCATAGAAACTACGGTCAGGATAAAACTTCCAGATGGATTGCAACATTAGGTGTTGACGTAAAACCGGTAGATTGGCTGACGATTGCAGGAAGATTTGGCTATGACACTTATGATCAGAATGGCTACATTTTGACCGATCCGCAGTCCAGTACACTCAAATCTGCCACTCGGGGATTCCTAAGTAATTACTATCTCAACTATAAAGGCTATAATCATACCATCACCGCGACCGCCACAAAGAAAGTGGGTAAATTTGGGTTAAGAGGTATGATTGGGACAATGTGGCAGGATTACAAAACAGAGGAATACGCCGTAGCAGGGTCTCAATTAAAGGACGCCGACAATCCCAGATCCCATAGTACTGACAGCAGTAATATTGGCGTGGTAGAGTCACGACTGGCAAGAAACAAAGTGGGGCAGCCCAATGAAAGTATCACGCGGCAACTGGCTTATTTTGGCGAAGCGGCCGTTAGCTATAACAATGTATTGTTTTTATCCTACACCCACCGTTTTGAGCAGGCGTCCGTATTTGCACCGGACAAGAGAAGCTATAATTATCCAGGTATCAGCTTTAGTGCCATCCTCAGCGATATCATTCCCGGCTTCAAAGGAGACTTCCTTAATTACCTGAAATTACGAGCTTCCAGAGCGCAAACTGCCCGACTGATGCCGCCTTATCTAAATCAGGCCGTTTTTGTGGATAATTACGCGAGTTCAAATATTCCTGCATATTCCTATTCTTACTATAATAATAACCCCAATCTGGTACCTGAACAGCAAAAAACGTACGAAATAGGCCTTGAGACCCGGTTGTTAAACAACAAAATTTCTTTGGAAGCGGCCTATTACAACACACATAATATTGACCAGATAAGTGTAGGTTACAGGGCCAGTTATGGCACCGGCTTCATATTAAACACGCAAAATGCAACAGAATCACGTAACCAGGGTATCGAACTGACGATGTCCGTCAATCCCATCAATAAAAAAGACTTCGCCTGGGACATCGAATTTAACTTCAATCATATGTGGAGCAATGTTATCGATATACCGGCATCTATTGCCGAAAAAAATGACTATTATATCTCCGACACATGGATATACCTTAATACTAGAGGAGGCTTCGTAAGGAATTATCCCACCACGGAGCTAACAGGGTATTCTTTTGAAAGGAATAATAAAGGGCAAATACTAATCAATCCTGAAAATGGGATGCCGGTGGTCAACACAAGCTTCAGACCAATAGGCGACAGGAATCCAGATTTTACCTTGGGGACAAACAACAGCTTCCGTTATAAAAACTGGCATCTTAGTTTCCTCTGGGATTTACGGGTAGGGGGCGATATTTATAATGCTACCGAACAATACCTGACCTATATGGGCAAAAGTGCGCTTACCAAGAACAGAATGACTCCCACTATTATCGAAGGTGTATTACAGGATGGTAAGGAGAACTCCGCAAGTCCAACAAAAAATACTATTTCTTTTGTGCCCAATGATGTAGCCAGTACTTACTACACTGAAACTAAAGGTTTTCCAGACGAAGTTTTTATTCAAAAAGATGTCAATGCGCTCAGATTAAGAGATATTACCCTGAGCTACCAATTACCTGAACAACTTATTCAGAAATGGAAGATGTTCAGATCACTGAGTATATTTTTTACGGGTAATGATCTGGTATTATTTACGAATTATAGAGGGGCAGATCCCAATGTAAGCGGTAATACAGCAGGCACCGTTGGAGTAGGGGGGTTCGGAATGGATTACGGCAATGTGGCAGCCCCCGTTTCGTACAATTTTGGGATCAAAGCCAACTTTTAA
- a CDS encoding helix-turn-helix domain-containing protein codes for MKAQQAHNKPSVHYSCHFETKREGEQFTAQHVLSFQMSGTLKLNDGDKEYIFREGEFRFSKRNRLVKFEKTPDIDRPFRCVSLPLDQELLRKISVHKNISYSSCEKGDAVIKLDSHPLLESFFTSLMQYENNKEALNDSLVFIKMKEAIMLLLELVPSLKSTLFDFSEPGKIDLEEFMNRHYHFNVNMSRFAYLSGRSLATFKRDFQKVFQSTPSRWLLGKRLSEAHYLLKEKGRAPTDVYLELGFENLSHFSFAFKKMYGVPPSQIRTAAISA; via the coding sequence ATGAAAGCGCAACAAGCACATAATAAACCGTCCGTTCATTACTCCTGCCATTTTGAGACGAAAAGAGAAGGAGAACAGTTCACAGCACAACATGTTTTAAGTTTCCAGATGTCAGGCACCTTAAAGTTAAACGATGGAGACAAGGAATATATATTCAGAGAAGGAGAGTTCCGATTCTCAAAAAGAAACCGTCTTGTTAAGTTTGAAAAAACACCGGATATTGATCGCCCATTTCGCTGTGTATCCCTGCCGTTAGATCAGGAACTATTGCGCAAAATAAGCGTCCATAAAAACATATCATATTCCAGTTGTGAAAAGGGAGATGCCGTTATAAAACTAGATAGTCACCCTTTGCTGGAAAGCTTTTTTACTTCTTTAATGCAGTATGAAAATAACAAGGAGGCGTTAAACGACAGCCTTGTTTTTATAAAAATGAAAGAAGCCATCATGTTACTGCTGGAGTTAGTGCCTTCGTTAAAATCAACCTTATTCGATTTCTCCGAACCTGGCAAGATCGACCTGGAGGAATTTATGAATCGGCACTATCATTTTAATGTCAACATGAGCCGTTTTGCCTATCTCTCCGGCAGGAGCCTGGCAACATTCAAAAGAGATTTTCAGAAAGTCTTTCAGTCCACACCCAGTAGATGGCTTTTAGGCAAAAGATTATCTGAAGCACATTACCTTTTAAAGGAAAAAGGCAGGGCTCCGACAGACGTATACTTAGAGTTAGGCTTTGAAAACCTGTCTCATTTTTCTTTTGCCTTTAAAAAAATGTATGGTGTACCGCCATCACAGATCAGAACAGCAGCTATATCGGCATAA
- a CDS encoding helix-turn-helix domain-containing protein encodes MLDDINEKSGNELVKELGRRYSVYRKRMGYTQKEVAYRSGLSIFTISSFENGASTGITISSFIRLLRVIDSLGEIDKLLPELPMSPKALFKKQKNRNNGN; translated from the coding sequence ATGCTTGATGATATTAACGAAAAATCAGGAAATGAACTTGTGAAGGAATTAGGAAGGCGATATAGCGTCTATCGAAAACGAATGGGTTATACACAGAAAGAGGTTGCTTATAGATCAGGATTAAGCATTTTCACAATAAGTAGTTTCGAAAATGGTGCATCTACAGGTATTACGATCTCATCCTTTATTAGATTACTCCGAGTAATTGACTCACTTGGAGAGATTGACAAACTATTACCTGAATTGCCAATGAGCCCTAAAGCTCTTTTTAAGAAACAAAAAAACAGAAATAATGGAAACTAA
- a CDS encoding SDR family oxidoreductase, translating into MKSKVWFITGSSQGLGKSLAKTILAQGDKVIATARNINDLNDLDQYPKENILKLTLNVRDQKQIYQAINDSISHFGRIDVLVNNAGFGITGAAESFSDEQVIDQLETNLYAPIELSRAVIPHMRHQGSGHILQISSIGGRVASTGLSIYQAAKFGLSGFSEALQRELAPLGITVIAVEPGGIKTQWSGNSMGYADSPDIYEDIQTRVSTYKRGQFVPVGDPDKMAKVIIDLIDHPKPPVHLVLGSDAVGVLQNGMSMREAELKEWLSVSVSTDTETQTDVNFIDIQALPTQQVSEI; encoded by the coding sequence ATGAAAAGTAAAGTATGGTTTATTACCGGCAGCTCACAAGGTCTGGGCAAAAGCCTGGCTAAAACGATCCTGGCACAAGGAGACAAAGTCATTGCTACAGCGAGAAACATAAATGACCTAAATGATTTGGATCAGTACCCCAAAGAAAACATTCTAAAATTAACGTTGAATGTAAGGGACCAAAAACAAATATACCAGGCCATTAACGATAGTATCAGTCATTTTGGTCGTATTGATGTCCTGGTCAATAATGCAGGGTTTGGCATTACCGGCGCTGCAGAAAGCTTTTCAGATGAACAGGTCATTGACCAGTTGGAAACGAATCTGTATGCACCGATTGAATTGTCCAGGGCCGTTATTCCGCACATGCGTCATCAGGGTTCAGGACATATTTTGCAAATTAGTTCAATTGGTGGGAGAGTGGCCAGTACCGGACTGTCTATCTATCAGGCAGCCAAATTTGGCCTGAGTGGATTTAGCGAAGCACTTCAAAGGGAATTAGCACCTTTAGGTATTACAGTAATTGCCGTTGAACCAGGTGGCATAAAAACGCAGTGGTCAGGCAATTCAATGGGGTACGCCGACAGCCCGGATATATATGAAGATATACAAACACGTGTGTCAACTTATAAAAGAGGGCAGTTTGTTCCTGTAGGTGACCCGGATAAAATGGCAAAAGTAATAATTGATCTAATTGATCATCCCAAACCGCCTGTTCATCTCGTTCTGGGCAGTGACGCCGTTGGCGTTTTACAAAATGGGATGTCAATGAGAGAAGCAGAGCTTAAAGAGTGGCTTTCTGTTAGTGTTTCTACTGATACTGAAACGCAGACAGATGTTAATTTTATAGATATCCAGGCATTGCCAACACAACAAGTTTCAGAAATATAG
- a CDS encoding type II toxin-antitoxin system HipA family toxin, with product METNVVKIKLWDLDVGYLNWDEKANVAVFEYDTSFLSLGLDIAPITMSINSPRSKKLLPWLGDKDKLYQGLPPMIADSLPDKWGNSLFNAWLRDNNLSTKSISPIDHLSFIGNRAIGALEYVPAKALGDESTFTVDVQGLYEFAKQVLNRREATVLDKGNSIHWQDLIKISSSPGGKRPKAIVAINKATQEVISGQGNIPKGYQHYILKYDDNSVYPFAKLEFIYYQMALDAGVYIMPSELRQYGNITHFLTQRFDRKGNRKIHTQTLAAMAPFVNSYEGIFGVIRRLNLPFEDSRQHYLRMVFNVLTRNVDDHNKNFSFCMDHNGEWRLSPAYDLTFSVDLGAPAYVNRHSLTVNGKNQDIKREDLEIVAVQNDIKDYHTLIDQVVKAVDKFEDYATSLSISKSLIDQIKSEFIKI from the coding sequence ATGGAAACTAATGTTGTAAAAATAAAGCTTTGGGACTTAGATGTTGGTTATCTTAATTGGGATGAAAAAGCCAATGTAGCCGTTTTTGAATACGATACTTCTTTCCTTTCATTGGGATTGGATATTGCTCCGATTACTATGTCAATAAATTCACCTCGTAGTAAAAAGTTGCTTCCCTGGTTAGGTGACAAAGACAAATTATATCAAGGTCTTCCACCTATGATTGCTGATTCGTTGCCCGACAAATGGGGAAACTCACTTTTTAATGCATGGTTGCGGGATAATAATCTCTCAACTAAGAGTATTAGCCCAATTGATCATCTTTCATTTATAGGAAATAGAGCAATAGGTGCATTAGAGTATGTACCTGCAAAAGCTCTCGGCGATGAGAGCACCTTTACTGTTGACGTTCAAGGATTATATGAGTTTGCAAAACAGGTACTTAATCGCAGAGAAGCGACTGTTTTAGATAAGGGAAATTCCATTCATTGGCAGGATTTAATAAAAATCAGTTCATCTCCGGGTGGAAAACGCCCTAAAGCCATTGTTGCTATTAATAAGGCAACCCAGGAGGTTATTTCTGGGCAGGGAAACATTCCGAAAGGGTACCAACATTATATTCTAAAGTATGATGATAATTCTGTTTATCCGTTTGCTAAGTTGGAGTTTATCTATTACCAAATGGCATTGGATGCCGGTGTTTATATAATGCCATCTGAGCTACGTCAATATGGGAACATAACTCATTTTTTAACGCAACGATTTGACAGAAAAGGCAATCGGAAAATTCATACCCAAACATTGGCGGCAATGGCTCCCTTCGTTAATAGCTATGAAGGTATTTTTGGCGTTATCCGCCGCCTGAATCTACCTTTTGAGGATAGCAGGCAACATTACTTAAGAATGGTCTTCAATGTACTTACGCGTAATGTTGATGATCATAATAAGAATTTCTCGTTCTGTATGGACCATAATGGGGAATGGCGCCTATCCCCTGCCTATGACCTGACTTTTAGTGTTGACCTTGGCGCTCCGGCTTATGTAAATAGGCATAGTTTAACAGTGAATGGTAAAAATCAGGATATTAAAAGAGAAGATTTGGAAATCGTTGCCGTGCAGAACGATATTAAAGACTACCATACATTAATAGACCAAGTGGTAAAAGCAGTTGATAAGTTCGAAGATTATGCGACCTCGTTATCAATTTCTAAAAGCTTGATTGATCAGATTAAGTCAGAATTTATAAAAATTTAG